In a genomic window of Candidatus Campbellbacteria bacterium:
- a CDS encoding DUF3179 domain-containing protein — translation MGNKFVIYIFVAVILGAVVYFWEDVKLSTARAWGFFTITNNPLLEKYDEDFKNITETEGRIDRRSLLSGGPPKDGIPSMDSPQFDNKDTTPFGDDELIIGVFHNGEAKAYPYGILNWHEIVNDTIGGLPIAVSYCPLCETNSVFIRMIDGEETTFGVSGKLYHSCLVMYDRKTDSLWVQPWGIGALGEKTNDVLERIPAYRTELGKWVEKYPDTKILSTKTGHRRNYSSYPYGTYYTNDLLIFPVRNQESREVSVKETNFVVFESVDNVFGRFLSTLLSKIALTIFPARNQESREVSVKEITFVVFEAVDNVFDRFGGNSFVAVRKEIESAGEQLFALGDRQVRAVWDGELETVRFFYDGTSEEVPSMAAFGFVYPAFFQ, via the coding sequence ATGGGTAATAAATTTGTCATATATATTTTTGTTGCTGTAATTTTAGGTGCGGTGGTTTATTTTTGGGAAGATGTAAAACTTTCTACTGCACGGGCTTGGGGGTTTTTTACCATAACCAACAATCCATTACTTGAAAAATATGACGAGGACTTTAAGAACATCACAGAGACCGAAGGTCGCATAGACAGGCGTTCTCTTTTGTCAGGTGGTCCGCCAAAAGACGGGATACCATCAATGGACTCTCCGCAGTTTGATAACAAAGACACAACGCCTTTTGGCGATGATGAACTTATAATAGGTGTGTTTCATAACGGTGAGGCGAAGGCGTATCCATACGGCATCCTCAACTGGCATGAAATAGTAAATGACACAATAGGCGGTCTTCCCATCGCGGTAAGCTATTGTCCGCTCTGCGAGACAAACTCTGTTTTTATAAGGATGATTGACGGAGAAGAAACGACATTTGGTGTGTCGGGAAAGTTATACCACTCATGCCTTGTTATGTATGACAGAAAGACGGACTCACTATGGGTTCAGCCGTGGGGCATAGGCGCTCTCGGTGAAAAAACAAATGATGTCCTTGAACGGATACCAGCGTATAGAACAGAGCTTGGGAAGTGGGTGGAGAAATACCCAGACACAAAGATACTCTCCACAAAAACAGGTCATAGAAGGAATTATTCGTCATATCCCTATGGAACTTATTACACAAATGATCTTTTAATCTTTCCTGTACGCAATCAAGAATCAAGAGAGGTCAGCGTAAAAGAAACAAACTTTGTCGTTTTTGAGTCGGTTGATAATGTATTTGGCAGGTTTCTCTCTACACTATTATCCAAAATTGCTCTTACAATCTTTCCTGCACGCAATCAAGAATCAAGAGAGGTCAGCGTAAAAGAAATAACCTTTGTCGTTTTTGAGGCGGTTGATAATGTATTTGACAGGTTTGGCGGTAATTCTTTTGTCGCTGTTCGCAAGGAGATTGAGAGCGCGGGTGAGCAATTGTTTGCGTTGGGTGATAGGCAAGTAAGGGCAGTATGGGATGGTGAGCTTGAAACAGTCCGCTTTTTCTATGACGGAACATCAGAAGAAGTTCCGTCAATGGCTGCCTTTGGTTTTGTTTATCCAGCATTTTTCCAATAA
- a CDS encoding ribonucleoside-diphosphate reductase subunit alpha — MYVINRDGKRESVKFDKIKTRLEKLSKGLSKIVDPVLVAQKSIESFKTGMKTSEIDFLSSEIAAALSTEHPDYGRFAARIMVSNLHKNTGDEFLKTAVLLNEHIASKTGKKAPLVSDDFVAFAKKHQKRIESAIDYERDNMFDYFGLKTLMNAYLFKVDGKIIERPQHLFMRVAIGVNAPDIEEVLKTYELMSTGVFTHATPTLFNAGTNTPQMSSCFLLSMAGDSIEGIYETLRRCALISKWGGGIGLSVQNVRSSQSHIAGTNGVSNGIVPMLKVFNETALYVNQGGKRNGSISVYLEPWHSDVEAFLDLRKNHGAEELRARDLFMALWIPDLFMSRVENDENWTLMCPNECPGLCDLYGEEFEAKYKEYEQAGKGRKTISARSLWLKILDSQIETGVPYILYKDAVNRKSNQKNLGTIRSSNLCVEIVEYTSPDEVAVCNLASIALPKFVEDRSFNYKKLSEIVQKVARNLNQVIDKNFYPVKEAERSNLRHRPIGIGVQGLSDVFMMMNVSYDSPEARQLNQEIFETIYFSALTASNELAKKEGPYKTYKGSPISKGIFQYQMWGLTDEDLSGMWDWGKLRESIKKHGVRNSLLVATMPTASTAQILGNIESFEPQTSNLYVRRTLAGEFVVVNKHLMKELIDRGLWSENMRQDLMRHNGSVQEIDYLPESIKSVYKTAWEISMRSVIDMAADRGPFIDQSQSMSVFVAEPAFNKMTSMHFYAWKKGLKTGMYYFRTRASADAIKFTVKQEIKQNKNSEEQEGVERKEDRLINTNISPSNDSQKALIEEKEPSRQKITTPIVSSDDDPTSPPNTCLSCGS; from the coding sequence ATGTATGTAATAAATAGAGATGGGAAGAGGGAGAGTGTAAAATTTGATAAAATAAAAACAAGGTTGGAAAAACTTTCCAAAGGTCTCTCAAAAATAGTTGATCCAGTTTTGGTTGCGCAGAAATCAATTGAATCTTTTAAGACGGGAATGAAGACAAGTGAGATTGATTTTCTTTCTTCTGAGATTGCGGCAGCACTCTCAACAGAGCACCCTGACTACGGACGATTTGCTGCACGGATAATGGTCTCAAACTTACATAAAAATACAGGTGATGAATTTCTTAAAACAGCCGTTCTTCTTAACGAACATATAGCAAGCAAAACCGGTAAAAAAGCACCCCTCGTGTCGGACGATTTTGTTGCCTTTGCAAAAAAACACCAAAAGAGAATAGAATCTGCTATTGATTATGAGAGAGACAATATGTTTGACTATTTTGGTTTGAAAACGCTTATGAACGCTTATTTGTTTAAGGTTGATGGCAAAATAATAGAACGACCGCAACATTTGTTTATGCGCGTTGCAATAGGCGTGAATGCACCTGATATAGAGGAGGTATTAAAAACATACGAGCTGATGTCAACTGGTGTGTTTACTCACGCGACACCAACTTTGTTTAATGCAGGGACAAACACGCCACAAATGTCTTCCTGTTTCTTGCTTTCTATGGCAGGTGACAGTATAGAAGGTATATATGAAACATTGAGAAGATGTGCGCTTATATCCAAGTGGGGAGGCGGCATTGGTCTTTCAGTTCAGAATGTCCGTTCGTCACAAAGTCATATCGCTGGAACAAACGGTGTTTCAAATGGAATTGTCCCTATGCTAAAAGTGTTTAATGAGACCGCGCTATATGTTAATCAAGGAGGAAAAAGAAATGGTTCTATATCTGTTTACCTTGAGCCGTGGCACTCGGATGTTGAGGCGTTTCTTGATTTGCGCAAGAATCACGGCGCAGAGGAATTGCGAGCACGGGATTTGTTTATGGCTCTTTGGATTCCGGACTTGTTTATGAGTAGGGTTGAAAATGATGAGAACTGGACTCTCATGTGTCCTAATGAGTGTCCTGGTCTTTGTGATTTGTATGGTGAGGAGTTTGAAGCAAAATACAAAGAGTATGAACAAGCGGGCAAGGGTCGTAAAACAATCTCTGCGAGAAGTCTTTGGTTAAAGATACTTGATTCCCAGATTGAAACAGGAGTCCCATACATTCTTTACAAAGATGCAGTAAACAGAAAATCTAATCAGAAAAATTTGGGAACAATAAGGTCATCAAACCTATGTGTAGAAATTGTGGAGTACACTTCACCCGATGAAGTCGCGGTGTGTAACCTCGCATCCATCGCGTTGCCTAAGTTTGTGGAAGATAGGTCTTTTAACTACAAGAAACTTTCTGAGATTGTTCAAAAGGTAGCAAGGAACTTGAACCAAGTGATAGACAAAAACTTTTATCCCGTCAAAGAAGCAGAGCGTTCAAACTTAAGACATAGACCTATAGGAATAGGTGTGCAGGGTCTTTCTGATGTGTTTATGATGATGAATGTTTCTTATGATTCCCCTGAGGCGAGGCAGCTGAACCAAGAAATTTTTGAAACGATATATTTTAGTGCTCTTACGGCTTCCAACGAGTTGGCGAAAAAAGAGGGTCCTTACAAAACTTACAAGGGTTCGCCTATATCAAAGGGCATATTCCAATATCAGATGTGGGGACTGACTGATGAAGATCTTTCTGGAATGTGGGATTGGGGCAAACTACGCGAATCAATAAAGAAACACGGAGTACGCAACTCTCTTTTGGTTGCGACCATGCCGACCGCATCTACAGCACAGATACTTGGAAACATAGAATCTTTTGAGCCGCAAACCTCCAACCTATATGTTCGCAGAACTCTCGCGGGGGAATTTGTTGTTGTTAATAAACATTTGATGAAGGAATTGATTGATAGAGGATTGTGGAGTGAAAATATGCGACAAGACCTTATGCGTCACAATGGTTCAGTCCAAGAAATTGATTATCTTCCAGAAAGTATAAAAAGTGTTTACAAAACAGCGTGGGAAATTTCTATGAGATCGGTTATTGATATGGCAGCTGACAGGGGACCGTTTATAGACCAATCTCAATCAATGAGTGTGTTTGTCGCAGAGCCCGCATTTAACAAAATGACATCTATGCATTTTTATGCATGGAAGAAAGGATTGAAAACCGGCATGTATTATTTCAGAACCCGTGCATCTGCTGACGCCATCAAGTTCACCGTCAAACAGGAAATCAAGCAGAATAAAAATAGTGAAGAACAGGAAGGCGTGGAGAGAAAAGAAGACCGACTTATCAACACAAACATTTCTCCATCAAACGACTCGCAAAAAGCGCTTATTGAAGAAAAAGAACCTTCAAGACAGAAAATAACAACCCCTATTGTTTCATCGGATGATGACCCAACAAGTCCGCCAAATACTTGCTTGTCTTGTGGCAGTTAA
- a CDS encoding ribonucleotide-diphosphate reductase subunit beta, which translates to MKTNLNEEPILRKNDNRFVLFPIKHNDIWEWYKKAEANFWTVSEVQLAPDLPHWKKLTDDERHFIKYILGFFAASDGIVNENIAENFLKEVQYPEARFFYGFQVMMENIHSEMYSQLIATYIDDVAEQEKIFNALKTMPSVGEKGNWALRWVDSNSFAERLIAFAAVEGIFFSGSFCALFWLKSKGVMPGLTFSNELISRDEGMHRDFAVHLYNNHIVNKLEENRIKEIIADALVIEKKFILEALPVKLIGMNAGLMEKYLEYVADHLLVSLNCQPVFNVSNPFPFMDMISLSGKTNFFEKRVGDYQKSGVLSGGREDAFKETNNF; encoded by the coding sequence ATGAAAACAAATCTTAATGAAGAACCAATACTAAGAAAGAACGACAATAGGTTTGTTTTATTTCCAATTAAACATAACGACATTTGGGAGTGGTATAAAAAGGCAGAAGCAAACTTTTGGACTGTGTCAGAAGTACAATTGGCTCCTGATTTACCACACTGGAAGAAATTAACTGATGACGAAAGACATTTCATTAAATATATCCTCGGTTTTTTTGCTGCAAGTGACGGGATAGTCAACGAAAACATTGCAGAAAATTTCTTAAAGGAAGTTCAATATCCAGAAGCAAGATTTTTTTATGGGTTTCAGGTGATGATGGAAAACATTCATTCCGAAATGTACTCACAACTGATCGCAACTTACATAGATGATGTAGCAGAACAAGAAAAAATATTTAATGCCTTGAAAACGATGCCGAGTGTGGGAGAAAAAGGTAATTGGGCACTTAGGTGGGTTGATTCTAATAGTTTTGCAGAACGATTGATTGCTTTTGCTGCAGTTGAAGGAATATTTTTCTCTGGAAGTTTTTGTGCACTCTTTTGGTTGAAGAGCAAAGGTGTTATGCCAGGACTTACTTTTTCAAATGAACTTATCTCAAGAGACGAAGGTATGCACCGCGACTTTGCAGTACACCTTTACAACAACCACATTGTAAATAAATTGGAGGAAAACAGAATAAAAGAAATAATTGCAGATGCTCTTGTTATTGAAAAGAAATTTATCCTTGAAGCACTACCTGTTAAACTTATCGGAATGAATGCGGGTTTGATGGAAAAATATCTTGAGTATGTTGCTGACCACTTGCTCGTATCGCTTAACTGTCAACCGGTGTTCAATGTTTCCAATCCATTTCCATTTATGGATATGATTTCACTTTCGGGCAAGACAAACTTCTTTGAAAAAAGAGTGGGGGATTATCAAAAATCGGGTGTCTTGTCGGGGGGGCGAGAAGACGCTTTTAAAGAAACTAATAATTTTTAG
- a CDS encoding redoxin domain-containing protein encodes MEDNINNKIIGVSKEVPDCSFDLYQNGKIERKKFSDFRGKWLILFFYPADFTFICPTELEEMAQYYEEFKKEGAEVISFSTDTAFAHKAWHDTSPAVSKVGFPMGSDATGKIAKSFGIYIDDEGVTLRGTYLLNKDGIVKSVEINDNSIGRSAKELLRKLRAAIEVEKTGGKKVCPASWEPGKDKLEPGENLVGKI; translated from the coding sequence ATGGAAGATAACATAAATAATAAAATAATAGGTGTTTCCAAAGAAGTACCTGACTGCAGTTTTGATTTATATCAAAATGGAAAGATAGAAAGAAAAAAATTCTCTGATTTTAGAGGAAAATGGTTAATACTATTCTTTTATCCTGCCGACTTTACATTTATATGTCCCACTGAACTTGAAGAGATGGCGCAATACTATGAAGAGTTTAAGAAAGAGGGAGCAGAAGTAATTTCTTTCTCAACCGATACAGCGTTTGCTCACAAAGCGTGGCACGACACATCTCCTGCTGTTTCAAAAGTTGGGTTTCCTATGGGATCTGACGCAACGGGAAAAATTGCCAAAAGTTTTGGTATTTATATTGATGATGAAGGTGTTACTTTGCGCGGAACATATCTTTTGAACAAAGATGGAATTGTAAAGAGTGTAGAGATAAACGACAATTCAATAGGTCGTTCTGCTAAAGAACTTCTTCGTAAGTTGCGTGCAGCCATTGAAGTAGAAAAAACAGGTGGAAAGAAAGTTTGTCCTGCAAGTTGGGAACCTGGAAAAGACAAGCTTGAGCCTGGAGAGAACTTGGTAGGGAAGATATAA
- a CDS encoding DNA-3-methyladenine glycosylase — MLHKIHNYINTDISLNHKFFKNKGAVRVARALLGKAIIIHRLEGVSPIGKTEYDLAELARQVKRVAEPRAIINKVAIITETEAYTQKDEASHSFRGKTERNKSMFLRAGYSYVYLIYGVHHCLNIVAEKEGVGSAVLIRGVILKEGEKERKIAGPGRVCKELKISRKHDGIDLLDIQSPIFIADVGISAKNIKRSERIGISKGKEKKWRFIA; from the coding sequence ATGTTACACAAAATACATAATTATATCAACACCGATATTTCGTTAAATCATAAATTTTTCAAAAACAAGGGTGCCGTTCGTGTTGCCCGCGCTCTCTTGGGCAAGGCAATCATAATTCACAGGTTGGAGGGTGTGAGTCCAATTGGAAAGACCGAATACGACCTTGCCGAGCTTGCGAGGCAAGTCAAGCGAGTGGCGGAGCCGCGAGCGATAATAAATAAGGTAGCAATAATAACAGAAACAGAGGCATATACACAAAAGGATGAGGCATCGCATTCTTTTCGTGGAAAAACTGAAAGAAACAAAAGCATGTTTCTCAGAGCTGGCTATTCATATGTATATCTCATATATGGCGTCCATCACTGCCTTAATATAGTAGCCGAGAAAGAAGGGGTCGGATCTGCCGTTTTGATAAGAGGGGTGATTCTGAAAGAAGGAGAAAAAGAAAGGAAAATAGCAGGACCTGGCAGGGTCTGTAAGGAACTTAAAATCAGCAGAAAACACGATGGAATTGATTTGCTTGATATACAAAGCCCTATATTTATAGCAGATGTTGGAATATCAGCGAAAAATATCAAAAGATCGGAAAGAATCGGCATCTCAAAAGGAAAAGAGAAGAAATGGAGATTCATCGCCTAA
- a CDS encoding prepilin-type N-terminal cleavage/methylation domain-containing protein: protein MKIMNKGFTLIELLIVVAIIGVLSSVVLVSLSTTEDTANTNVSQLELGQLRTVGVEYKDANSGSFATFCNTDSGTLLTNSASSDEKVKKASESAETIIVSISERFSTRGNNRILCASNKDAWVAAFRLEDVDATNGENWYCVDSAGRSKEITGTDGSATGGEWNYDNASTVSGYAAIKRTTSGDFTCENN, encoded by the coding sequence ATGAAAATAATGAATAAAGGATTTACTCTTATTGAATTGCTTATTGTGGTTGCTATCATTGGTGTCTTGTCATCCGTTGTTTTGGTTTCCCTTTCAACGACTGAGGACACAGCAAACACTAATGTATCACAACTGGAGTTGGGACAACTTAGAACTGTTGGTGTAGAGTATAAGGATGCTAATAGTGGCAGCTTTGCAACTTTTTGTAATACTGACAGTGGAACTCTTCTCACCAATTCTGCCAGTAGTGACGAAAAGGTGAAGAAAGCATCAGAAAGTGCAGAGACAATAATAGTGTCAATAAGCGAACGTTTCAGCACCCGTGGCAACAATAGAATTCTTTGTGCATCAAACAAAGATGCTTGGGTTGCTGCTTTTAGGTTAGAGGATGTTGATGCAACAAATGGTGAGAATTGGTATTGTGTTGATTCTGCTGGACGATCAAAAGAAATTACCGGAACCGATGGAAGTGCTACTGGTGGTGAGTGGAACTATGATAACGCATCAACTGTGTCTGGATATGCGGCTATTAAGAGAACAACCTCAGGAGATTTTACTTGCGAGAATAACTAA
- a CDS encoding type II secretion system F family protein: MIFEYTGINKDGVQAKGMVEAVNKNSAITTLQSRGITIISLKEEKKSVWGVDIIKKRVKNKDIVLFSRQIATLFEARVPAYRAFVLMTSQVSNPALADILTQVSESIKKGVPIANSLAEHEEAFSPFYVNMVAVGEEAGTLNTSFLRLADYLERSYDVTRKIKGALIYPAFVILTFVGVMWIMFGFVIPQIATILVDSGAELPFITSIMLAISDFVAGNSLLLFIFILILLGGIFQYSRTKQGKKFFDFLKLSTPIIGRLYRNLYLSRIANNISLMLTSGVQLLRATEVTAKVVDNVIYEKMLIDASKKIKGGSSFASVLDTHSDLIPPLMSQMSRVGEETGELSSMMASAANFYENELKDYVDATLKLIEPLLIVFLGLAVSILMASVLLPIYTISSQF, encoded by the coding sequence ATGATTTTTGAATACACAGGAATAAATAAAGACGGAGTTCAAGCAAAGGGAATGGTAGAAGCAGTCAACAAAAACTCTGCGATAACAACACTGCAAAGCAGAGGAATAACAATCATATCTCTGAAAGAAGAAAAGAAATCAGTTTGGGGCGTTGATATAATCAAAAAGAGAGTTAAAAACAAAGACATAGTTCTTTTCTCAAGACAGATCGCAACCCTCTTTGAAGCGCGTGTCCCTGCCTACCGTGCGTTCGTTCTTATGACATCTCAGGTCAGCAACCCCGCATTAGCGGACATACTGACCCAAGTTTCTGAGAGTATAAAAAAAGGTGTCCCAATAGCAAACTCACTCGCAGAACACGAAGAAGCATTTTCACCTTTTTATGTTAACATGGTCGCCGTCGGTGAGGAAGCAGGAACATTAAACACATCTTTTCTTCGGCTCGCGGACTACTTAGAGAGGTCATATGATGTGACAAGAAAAATAAAAGGTGCACTTATTTATCCCGCTTTTGTCATACTAACTTTTGTTGGAGTTATGTGGATTATGTTTGGTTTCGTCATACCGCAGATAGCGACCATCCTCGTAGATTCAGGAGCCGAACTTCCTTTTATAACCTCCATAATGTTGGCTATAAGTGATTTCGTCGCAGGAAATTCTCTCTTGCTCTTTATTTTCATACTTATTTTGTTGGGTGGAATATTCCAATATAGCAGAACCAAACAGGGAAAAAAGTTTTTTGACTTTCTCAAACTCTCAACCCCCATAATAGGGAGGTTGTATAGAAACCTCTACCTCTCTCGCATAGCGAACAACATCTCCCTTATGTTAACAAGTGGTGTTCAGCTCCTTCGTGCCACAGAAGTTACGGCAAAAGTCGTGGACAATGTCATATATGAAAAAATGCTCATTGATGCATCAAAAAAGATAAAAGGTGGATCATCCTTTGCCAGCGTGTTGGACACACACTCCGACTTGATACCTCCGCTTATGTCTCAGATGTCCCGTGTCGGTGAGGAGACAGGAGAACTGAGCAGTATGATGGCATCAGCGGCGAATTTCTATGAAAATGAGTTAAAGGACTATGTAGACGCCACCTTAAAACTCATAGAACCACTGCTTATAGTGTTTTTGGGGCTCGCCGTCTCAATTCTGATGGCATCTGTCCTCCTGCCGATATACACAATTTCAAGCCAATTTTAA
- a CDS encoding PilT/PilU family type 4a pilus ATPase encodes MDYKTELREYIELLIDQEGSDIHLLPNVVPSIRVFRKLISIPNKKELSDEDMNNFLSELLTAEQLEKLSIQKFLQFSHTHTIDQTSARFRGSAYFTKGSIAINLRYISTFIPRLEEISLPSVLRDVVGRSQGFFLVVGPVGHGKTTTIFSMLEDTNQSHSRHIMTIEDPIEYILSSKKSIITQREVPTDVKNFEDGLNTALRADVDVMMVGEMRTKETITTAIRASETGHLVLSTLHTNGAADTINRIVGSFPHNDKEQIREQLSYSLLGIFSIRLVTRVGGGLVPAYEVLLNNPAIANIIRENRLSDISSIIQSHLHEGMIQLDQSLANLVKEGEISNEMALQMATDSKSLGYFLS; translated from the coding sequence ATGGACTATAAAACAGAACTAAGAGAATACATTGAACTTTTGATAGACCAAGAAGGGTCAGACATACACCTTTTGCCAAATGTTGTTCCGTCAATCCGTGTATTCAGAAAACTTATCTCAATACCAAACAAAAAAGAACTCTCAGACGAAGATATGAACAACTTCCTCTCCGAGCTCCTAACCGCTGAACAATTAGAAAAGCTTTCAATACAAAAGTTTCTACAGTTTTCACACACACACACCATAGACCAAACCTCCGCCCGTTTCCGTGGCAGCGCCTACTTCACAAAAGGCTCAATAGCCATAAACCTCCGCTACATATCAACCTTCATCCCCCGCTTAGAAGAAATATCCCTGCCTTCCGTCCTTAGAGATGTTGTCGGCAGGTCGCAAGGATTCTTCCTTGTTGTCGGTCCAGTAGGTCACGGAAAGACAACAACAATTTTTTCAATGCTTGAAGACACAAACCAAAGCCACTCAAGACACATAATGACTATTGAAGACCCCATTGAATACATCCTCTCATCCAAAAAAAGTATAATCACACAGCGCGAAGTCCCAACAGATGTAAAAAACTTTGAAGACGGACTAAACACCGCACTGAGAGCAGATGTGGATGTGATGATGGTCGGTGAGATGAGAACAAAAGAAACCATAACAACAGCCATAAGAGCATCAGAAACAGGTCACTTAGTCCTCTCAACACTCCACACCAACGGCGCAGCAGACACCATAAACAGAATAGTAGGCTCATTCCCTCACAACGACAAAGAGCAGATAAGAGAACAACTCTCATACTCACTACTCGGCATATTCTCCATCCGCCTCGTCACAAGGGTCGGCGGCGGACTTGTCCCCGCTTATGAGGTTCTGCTCAACAACCCCGCGATAGCAAACATAATCAGGGAAAATCGGCTCTCTGACATCTCCTCAATAATACAAAGCCACCTACACGAAGGGATGATACAGCTTGACCAATCCCTCGCAAACCTTGTAAAAGAAGGGGAAATAAGCAACGAAATGGCTCTCCAAATGGCAACGGACTCCAAGTCGCTTGGTTATTTCTTGTCATAA